The following proteins are co-located in the Sphingomonas donggukensis genome:
- a CDS encoding DUF1489 family protein gives MPLHLTKVAFGHDSLASLQERARLRAAEGSGLILTTRYLPKRASEIASDEGPNGSLYWIIKHQLVARSPILGFGEAEGGRVAITLAPKLIVVQPRGKRAHQGWRYLEDADAPIDLGGGADGVAEMPAALIGRLNDLALI, from the coding sequence GTGCCGCTGCATCTGACAAAGGTCGCCTTCGGGCACGACAGCCTCGCCTCGCTGCAGGAGCGTGCGCGGTTGCGCGCGGCGGAGGGATCGGGCCTGATCCTGACGACGCGCTACCTGCCCAAGCGGGCAAGCGAGATCGCGAGCGACGAGGGTCCGAACGGATCGCTCTATTGGATCATCAAGCACCAGCTGGTCGCCCGCTCCCCGATCCTGGGCTTTGGCGAGGCCGAGGGCGGGCGCGTGGCGATCACCCTCGCGCCGAAGCTGATCGTGGTACAGCCGCGCGGCAAGCGCGCGCACCAGGGCTGGCGCTATCTGGAGGATGCCGATGCGCCGATCGATCTCGGCGGTGGTGCGGACGGGGTGGCGGAGATGCCGGCGGCGCTGATCGGGCGCCTCAACGATCTGGCGCTGATCTAG
- a CDS encoding MBL fold metallo-hydrolase, which produces MSQPPLKATIIPVTPLQQNCTLFWCTRTMRAAVVDPGGDLPRIKAAIAEAGVTVEKILITHGHADHCGEAGVLAKELSVPIEGPHEADRYWLARLEDDCRKWGLRGEAFEPDRWLDDGEQVTVGNLVLDVYLCPGHTPGHVVFHHPPSKLAIVGDVIFQGSVGRTDFPLSDPDALVTSIVTKLWPLGDDTVFLPGHGGVSSFGRERASNPFVGDAALARG; this is translated from the coding sequence ATGAGCCAGCCACCTCTTAAGGCGACGATCATCCCGGTCACGCCGCTCCAGCAGAATTGCACGCTCTTCTGGTGCACGAGAACCATGCGCGCGGCGGTGGTCGATCCGGGCGGCGACCTGCCGCGGATCAAGGCGGCGATCGCCGAAGCCGGGGTGACCGTGGAGAAGATCCTCATCACCCACGGCCACGCCGATCACTGCGGCGAGGCGGGCGTGCTCGCGAAGGAACTGAGTGTGCCGATCGAGGGGCCGCACGAGGCCGATCGCTACTGGCTCGCGCGGCTGGAGGATGACTGCCGCAAATGGGGGCTGCGCGGCGAAGCGTTCGAGCCCGACCGCTGGCTCGACGACGGCGAGCAGGTGACCGTCGGCAACCTGGTGCTCGACGTCTATCTCTGCCCCGGCCATACGCCGGGACACGTCGTGTTCCACCATCCGCCATCGAAACTGGCGATCGTCGGCGACGTGATCTTCCAGGGATCGGTCGGTCGCACCGATTTCCCGCTGAGCGATCCCGACGCGCTGGTGACGTCGATCGTCACGAAGCTGTGGCCGCTCGGCGACGATACCGTCTTCCTCCCCGGCCACGGCGGCGTCAGCAGCTTCGGGCGCGAGCGGGCGAGCAATCCTTTCGTCGGCGACGCCGCGCTGGCACGCGGCTGA
- a CDS encoding S9 family peptidase, with amino-acid sequence MRLLLAATLLASAAAPAAAQIAKPAAITADGVPALPVSLAEAMRPYAESRSAAPVAWNPVTKALVVSTRFANVAQLHSVAGPMMDRRQISFEPDRTSELHYSRSGDVALVQKDVGGNEFFQLYTLKDGRLTLLTDGKSRNNFGAFSADGRLVGYTSTKRTGADNDIYVMDPRNPGSARLVAQVKGGGWSFVDFLPGNTHAVVYNYSSIQKSDLYDLDLATGRMTPLNDLAKPVSYGSAQVSPDGTLWVLSDEGSDFQRLGILKGGSFTPVAPEPKWGVEEFSIADDGGFIAYLVNEGGTSRLKLLDTKTRRVRTAALPTGVASGLEIAPWGAVAFSFSSPKVSGDAFVLDPRSMKVTQWTASETGGLDPAKNVDAQLVAVKSFDGEDVSGFLFRPDPAKFPGKRPLLIDIHGGPEGQTQPSYRGAANYYLNDLGIAIFYPNVRGSTGYGKRFVSLDNGPFKREDSVKDIGAFLDHFARDGAIDSARIGVQGGSYGGYMCYASAIRYGDRLKGANCIVAISNFVTFLENTQSYRRDLRRVEYGDERVAEQKAKLIAISPMTSVSKLRVPLMVVTGGNDPRVPASEADQMVKAVRANGGTAWHILAADEGHGFAKKENRDYQNYATLYFWSKNLLGKTPK; translated from the coding sequence ATGCGCCTGCTGCTCGCCGCCACGCTCCTCGCTTCCGCTGCCGCGCCCGCCGCCGCCCAGATCGCCAAGCCCGCGGCGATCACCGCCGATGGCGTGCCCGCGCTGCCGGTGAGCCTCGCCGAAGCGATGCGCCCCTATGCCGAAAGCCGCAGCGCCGCGCCGGTCGCGTGGAACCCGGTGACTAAGGCGCTGGTGGTGTCGACGCGCTTCGCCAATGTCGCCCAGTTGCACAGCGTGGCCGGCCCGATGATGGACCGCCGCCAGATCAGCTTCGAACCCGATCGCACCAGCGAACTGCACTATTCGCGCTCGGGCGACGTCGCGCTGGTGCAGAAGGACGTCGGCGGCAACGAATTCTTCCAGCTCTACACGCTGAAGGACGGGCGGCTGACGCTGCTGACCGACGGCAAGAGCCGCAACAATTTCGGTGCGTTTTCCGCCGATGGCCGGCTGGTCGGCTATACCTCGACGAAGCGCACCGGCGCCGACAACGACATCTACGTCATGGATCCGCGCAATCCCGGCAGCGCGCGCCTGGTCGCGCAGGTGAAGGGCGGGGGCTGGAGCTTCGTCGATTTCCTGCCCGGCAACACCCATGCCGTCGTTTATAATTATTCTTCGATCCAGAAGAGCGACCTCTACGACCTCGACCTCGCGACCGGGCGGATGACGCCGCTCAATGATCTGGCGAAGCCGGTGTCCTACGGCTCGGCGCAGGTATCGCCCGACGGCACCTTATGGGTGTTGAGCGACGAGGGGTCGGACTTCCAGCGGCTCGGCATCCTGAAGGGTGGCAGTTTCACGCCCGTCGCGCCCGAGCCGAAGTGGGGTGTCGAGGAATTCTCGATCGCCGACGACGGCGGCTTCATCGCCTATCTGGTGAACGAAGGCGGGACGAGCCGGCTGAAGCTGCTCGACACGAAGACGCGCCGGGTGCGGACCGCCGCGCTGCCGACGGGCGTGGCGAGCGGGCTCGAGATTGCGCCGTGGGGCGCGGTGGCGTTCTCGTTCAGTAGCCCGAAGGTGTCGGGTGACGCCTTCGTCCTCGATCCGCGCAGCATGAAAGTAACGCAGTGGACGGCGAGCGAGACCGGCGGGCTCGATCCGGCGAAGAACGTCGACGCGCAGCTGGTGGCCGTGAAGAGCTTCGACGGAGAGGACGTCTCGGGCTTCCTGTTCCGCCCCGACCCGGCAAAATTCCCCGGCAAGCGCCCGCTGCTGATCGACATCCACGGCGGGCCGGAGGGGCAGACCCAGCCATCCTATCGCGGCGCCGCCAATTACTATCTCAACGACCTCGGCATCGCGATCTTCTACCCCAACGTCCGCGGCTCGACCGGCTATGGCAAACGCTTCGTCAGCCTGGATAACGGGCCGTTCAAGCGCGAGGATTCGGTGAAGGACATCGGTGCCTTCCTCGATCATTTCGCCCGCGACGGCGCCATCGACAGCGCGCGGATCGGTGTGCAGGGCGGCAGCTACGGCGGGTACATGTGCTACGCGAGCGCGATCCGCTACGGCGACCGGCTGAAGGGCGCGAATTGTATCGTCGCGATCTCGAATTTCGTCACCTTCCTCGAGAATACGCAAAGCTATCGCCGCGACCTGCGCCGGGTCGAATATGGCGACGAGCGCGTGGCCGAGCAGAAGGCGAAGCTGATCGCGATCTCACCCATGACCAGCGTGTCGAAACTGCGCGTGCCCTTGATGGTGGTGACCGGCGGCAACGACCCGCGCGTGCCCGCGTCGGAGGCCGACCAGATGGTGAAGGCGGTGCGCGCGAACGGCGGCACCGCGTGGCACATCCTCGCCGCCGACGAGGGCCACGGCTTCGCCAAGAAGGAAAACCGCGACTATCAGAATTACGCGACGCTCTATTTCTGGAGCAAGAACCTGCTCGGCAAGACCCCGAAATGA
- a CDS encoding MAPEG family protein has protein sequence MTIILPASLCTAAACALINLWLAIRVGQMRRLHNVSVGDGGNMAVIARMRAHANFTEYAPVVLILLALLELARGTSWIVWGYGFAFVVARLCHGVGMDTWKPGRGIGVVVTMLVMVALAGHCAWVALSTPNITAPMAVTLPATA, from the coding sequence ATGACGATCATCCTGCCGGCCAGCCTGTGCACCGCCGCGGCCTGCGCACTCATCAACCTGTGGCTGGCGATTCGCGTCGGCCAGATGCGCCGGTTGCACAACGTCTCGGTCGGTGACGGCGGCAACATGGCGGTGATCGCGCGGATGCGGGCGCATGCGAACTTCACCGAATATGCGCCGGTCGTGCTGATCCTGCTGGCGCTGCTCGAACTCGCGCGCGGTACCAGTTGGATCGTGTGGGGCTATGGATTCGCCTTCGTCGTCGCGCGGCTGTGCCACGGGGTCGGCATGGACACGTGGAAGCCGGGGCGCGGCATCGGCGTCGTCGTGACGATGCTGGTGATGGTCGCGCTTGCTGGACATTGCGCCTGGGTGGCGCTGTCGACACCGAACATCACCGCGCCGATGGCGGTCACGCTGCCCGCGACCGCCTGA
- a CDS encoding peptidylprolyl isomerase: MTLDAGDGKGGDVTIRLRPDLAPGHVERIATLANEGFYDGVVFHRVIDGFMAQGGDPTGTGTSGSKLPDLKAEFSKEPHARGVCSMARTMAPNSANSQFFICLDDATFLDGQYTVWGEVTSGMEHVDALPKGEPPRNPGKIVRAKAI, translated from the coding sequence ATGACGCTGGACGCCGGCGACGGCAAAGGTGGCGACGTCACCATCCGCCTGCGCCCCGACCTGGCGCCCGGCCATGTCGAGCGGATCGCGACGCTGGCGAACGAGGGTTTCTACGACGGCGTGGTGTTCCACCGCGTCATCGACGGTTTCATGGCGCAGGGCGGCGACCCGACCGGCACCGGCACCAGCGGATCGAAGCTGCCCGACCTGAAGGCCGAGTTCAGCAAGGAGCCGCACGCACGCGGCGTGTGCTCGATGGCGCGCACGATGGCCCCCAATTCGGCCAACAGCCAGTTCTTCATCTGCCTGGATGACGCGACCTTCCTCGATGGCCAGTACACCGTGTGGGGCGAGGTGACGTCGGGCATGGAGCATGTCGACGCGCTGCCCAAGGGCGAGCCGCCGCGCAATCCGGGCAAGATCGTGCGAGCGAAGGCGATCTAG
- the mgtE gene encoding magnesium transporter, with protein MSETEHPADAGVTEVSELDEDDRLKPEFVRAVLDAVEDGDVERARDLVEPLHPADIADLFELTGHEDRASLAHALSGLVDGDVFAEMNDYVREDLIDALEPQEVADLAAELDTDDAVAIIEDMDAADQREVLRAMEPDDRAAIEEALSYPEESAGRLMQRELIAVPEHWSVGDAIDYLRHNEDLTTDFWEIFVVDSRHKPVGTCQLSWILRTPRGIAIADVMKREQTLIPVDMDQEEVALRFQKYALISAAVTDASGRLVGMITVDDVVHIIQEEAGEDALLLSGAGDGDINEPIRDSYTARVRWLIANLGTALVAATIITMFEGTISKMVALAALMPIVAGVGGNAGTQTMAVTVRALATNQLTRSNTWRTIRREIAVAMMNGLTVAVVIGTAVGLFYANPLLGAVIATAMLGNIILAGLSGVVVPLTLERLKLDPAVASSIFVTMMTDSMGFLVFLGLASASGLVG; from the coding sequence ATGAGCGAAACCGAGCATCCCGCCGACGCGGGCGTGACCGAAGTCAGCGAGCTGGACGAGGACGACCGGCTGAAGCCCGAATTCGTCCGCGCGGTGCTCGATGCGGTTGAGGACGGCGACGTCGAGCGCGCGCGCGATCTGGTCGAGCCGCTGCACCCCGCCGACATCGCCGACCTGTTCGAGCTGACCGGGCACGAGGACCGCGCGAGCCTGGCGCATGCGCTGAGCGGGCTGGTCGACGGCGACGTGTTCGCCGAGATGAACGATTACGTCCGCGAGGACCTGATCGACGCGCTCGAGCCGCAGGAAGTCGCCGACCTCGCCGCCGAACTCGATACCGACGATGCCGTCGCGATCATCGAGGACATGGACGCCGCCGACCAGCGCGAAGTGCTGCGCGCGATGGAGCCCGACGACCGTGCCGCGATCGAGGAGGCGCTCTCCTACCCCGAGGAATCCGCCGGCCGCCTGATGCAGCGCGAGCTGATCGCGGTGCCCGAGCACTGGAGCGTCGGCGACGCGATCGATTACCTGCGCCACAACGAGGATCTGACGACCGATTTCTGGGAAATCTTCGTCGTCGATTCGCGGCACAAGCCGGTCGGCACGTGCCAGCTGTCGTGGATCCTGCGCACCCCGCGCGGCATCGCGATCGCCGACGTGATGAAGCGCGAGCAGACGCTGATCCCGGTCGACATGGACCAGGAGGAAGTCGCATTGCGGTTCCAGAAATACGCGCTGATCTCCGCGGCGGTCACCGACGCGTCCGGCCGGCTGGTCGGCATGATCACCGTCGATGACGTCGTCCACATCATCCAGGAAGAAGCGGGCGAGGACGCGCTGCTGCTGTCGGGCGCGGGCGATGGCGACATCAACGAACCGATCCGCGATTCCTACACCGCGCGCGTGCGCTGGCTGATCGCCAACCTCGGCACCGCACTCGTCGCCGCGACGATCATCACCATGTTCGAAGGCACGATCAGCAAGATGGTCGCGCTCGCCGCGCTGATGCCGATCGTGGCGGGCGTCGGCGGCAACGCCGGCACGCAGACGATGGCGGTGACGGTGCGCGCGCTCGCCACCAACCAGCTTACCCGCTCGAATACCTGGCGCACCATCCGGCGCGAGATCGCGGTCGCGATGATGAACGGGCTGACGGTCGCGGTGGTGATCGGCACCGCGGTCGGGCTGTTCTACGCCAACCCGCTGCTGGGCGCGGTGATCGCGACGGCGATGCTCGGCAACATCATCCTGGCCGGCCTGTCGGGCGTCGTCGTGCCGCTGACGCTGGAGCGGCTAAAGCTCGATCCCGCGGTCGCCTCATCGATCTTCGTGACCATGATGACCGATTCGATGGGCTTCCTCGTTTTCCTCGGCCTCGCGAGCGCGAGCGGGCTGGTGGGTTGA
- a CDS encoding CDC48 family AAA ATPase yields the protein MADDEQPVRKLQVANSRPEDSGRGLAHMPRTMMAALGVTQGDVIEIVGKRSTPATAVLPYAEDEGLEILRIDGLQRANAGVGSGDFVEVRAAQSKPATRVVFAPAAKNVRLQGQPGALKRSFADRPVCAGDTVAIVGQQRVTGADLPPNIAQMLNAPAYALQEIRMVVVSTVPKGIVHLDENTEVELRADYEEPKESRRADVTYDDIGGMAATIDQLREMVELPLRYPELFQRLGVDPPKGVLLHGPPGTGKTRLARAVANESDAAFFLINGPEIMGSAYGESEKRLRDVFEEASANAPSIVFIDEIDSIAPKRGQVSGEAEKRLVAQLLTIMDGLEARANVVIIAATNRPEAIDEALRRPGRFDREIVVGVPDERGRREILGIHTRGMPLAPNIDLDELARTTYGFVGADMAALTREAAIEAVRRIMPKLNLEDRSIPPEVLDTLSVTRDDFVEALKRVQPSAMREVMVQAPSVRWSDVGGLDDAQERLKEGVELPLKDPDAFRRLGIRPAKGFLLYGPPGTGKTLLAKAVARESQSNFIATKASDMLSKWYGESEQQIARLFARARQVAPCIIFIDELDSLVPARGGGMGEPQVTERVVNTILAEMDGLEELQSVVVIGATNRPNLIDPALLRPGRFDELIYVGVPDQAGRRRILGIQTQKMPLGADVDLDAVAARTDHYTGADLEDVVRRAGLIALRHSLTATNVTMADFDKALSDSRASVTPEMEEEYRAMSARLKQESMAIQPIGFVAPGMLKGRGPKGAD from the coding sequence ATGGCCGACGACGAACAACCGGTTCGGAAACTGCAGGTCGCGAATTCGCGACCCGAGGACAGCGGGCGCGGGCTTGCGCATATGCCGCGGACGATGATGGCGGCGCTGGGCGTGACCCAGGGCGACGTGATCGAGATCGTCGGCAAGCGATCGACCCCCGCCACCGCGGTCCTGCCCTACGCCGAGGACGAGGGGCTGGAGATCCTGCGCATCGACGGGCTCCAGCGCGCCAACGCCGGCGTCGGATCGGGCGATTTCGTCGAGGTCCGCGCCGCCCAGTCGAAGCCGGCGACCCGCGTCGTCTTCGCCCCCGCCGCCAAGAACGTGCGGTTGCAGGGCCAGCCCGGCGCGCTGAAGCGCAGTTTCGCCGACCGTCCGGTCTGCGCGGGCGATACCGTCGCCATCGTCGGGCAGCAGCGCGTGACCGGCGCCGACCTGCCGCCGAACATCGCGCAAATGCTCAACGCGCCGGCATATGCGTTGCAGGAAATCCGCATGGTCGTCGTGTCGACCGTGCCGAAGGGGATCGTCCACCTCGACGAGAATACCGAGGTCGAGCTGCGCGCGGATTACGAGGAGCCCAAGGAATCGCGGCGCGCCGACGTCACCTATGACGACATCGGCGGGATGGCCGCGACGATCGACCAGTTGCGCGAAATGGTGGAGCTGCCGCTGCGTTACCCCGAGCTGTTCCAGCGGCTGGGCGTCGATCCGCCCAAGGGCGTGCTGCTCCACGGCCCGCCCGGTACCGGCAAGACGCGCTTGGCGCGCGCCGTCGCCAACGAATCGGACGCGGCGTTCTTCCTGATCAACGGTCCCGAGATCATGGGGTCGGCCTATGGCGAATCCGAAAAGCGCCTGCGCGACGTGTTCGAGGAAGCGTCCGCCAATGCGCCCTCGATCGTGTTCATCGACGAGATCGATTCGATCGCGCCCAAGCGCGGGCAGGTTTCAGGCGAGGCGGAGAAGCGCCTGGTCGCGCAGCTGCTCACCATCATGGACGGACTCGAGGCACGCGCCAACGTGGTCATCATCGCCGCGACCAACCGTCCCGAGGCGATCGACGAGGCGCTGCGGCGTCCGGGTCGGTTCGACCGCGAGATCGTGGTCGGCGTGCCCGACGAGCGCGGACGCCGCGAGATCCTGGGCATCCACACCCGCGGCATGCCGCTGGCGCCCAACATCGACCTGGATGAGCTGGCACGGACCACCTACGGCTTCGTCGGGGCGGACATGGCGGCGCTGACGCGCGAGGCGGCGATCGAGGCGGTGCGGCGGATCATGCCGAAGCTGAACCTCGAGGATCGGTCGATCCCGCCCGAGGTGCTCGATACGCTGTCGGTCACGCGCGACGATTTCGTCGAGGCGCTGAAGCGCGTGCAGCCGTCGGCGATGCGCGAGGTCATGGTGCAGGCGCCGAGCGTCCGCTGGAGCGACGTGGGCGGGCTCGACGACGCGCAGGAGCGGCTGAAAGAAGGCGTCGAACTGCCGCTGAAGGATCCCGATGCGTTCCGGCGTTTAGGGATTCGTCCGGCCAAGGGGTTCCTGCTCTACGGCCCGCCCGGTACCGGCAAGACGTTGCTTGCCAAGGCGGTCGCGCGCGAATCGCAGTCGAACTTCATCGCCACCAAGGCCAGCGACATGCTGTCCAAATGGTATGGCGAAAGCGAGCAGCAGATCGCTCGCCTGTTCGCCCGCGCGCGTCAGGTTGCGCCGTGCATCATCTTCATCGACGAACTCGATTCGCTGGTGCCCGCGCGCGGCGGCGGCATGGGCGAGCCGCAGGTGACCGAGCGGGTGGTGAACACCATCCTCGCCGAGATGGACGGGCTGGAGGAATTACAGTCGGTCGTCGTCATCGGCGCGACCAACCGCCCCAACCTGATCGATCCGGCGCTGTTGCGGCCCGGGCGGTTCGACGAGCTGATCTACGTCGGCGTTCCCGACCAGGCCGGGCGCCGGCGGATCCTCGGCATCCAGACGCAGAAGATGCCGCTCGGCGCCGATGTCGACCTCGATGCGGTCGCGGCCCGCACCGACCACTATACCGGTGCGGACCTTGAGGACGTGGTCCGCCGCGCCGGCCTGATTGCTCTCCGCCATTCGCTGACGGCGACCAACGTGACGATGGCCGATTTCGACAAGGCGCTTTCCGATTCCCGTGCGTCGGTGACGCCCGAGATGGAAGAGGAGTATCGCGCGATGTCGGCACGGCTGAAGCAGGAATCGATGGCGATCCAGCCGATCGGCTTCGTCGCGCCGGGCATGCTCAAGGGGCGCGGGCCGAAGGGCGCAGACTGA
- a CDS encoding LysR substrate-binding domain-containing protein produces MRRLPPLTAIEAFVQVARLGSIKAAAEELALSSPALSRRVQALERFIGKPLFERRHQALRLNGDGERLLAGIAPALDAMSDTVEAMTSGVELLRLRLGVLPLFATQRLLPRMGELKRLHPELHLDVDTAGHGTTRLGDGLDVAIVLAREIDPTLYARRLDRNRVYAIGHKSLREGATPVTDPEQMRGLTALLHRDMPDTFTQWRRAAGFPDLEPLAVDHFDSGSLMLEAAAQGLGVAFMLESHFEAANDDRLVQLFDVVTESDYSYWFACRPRALQTRPVRIFHDWIVETVAAD; encoded by the coding sequence ATGCGCAGGCTCCCCCCGCTCACCGCGATCGAGGCATTCGTCCAGGTCGCGCGGCTCGGCTCGATCAAGGCCGCCGCCGAGGAACTCGCGCTGTCCTCGCCCGCGCTCAGCCGGCGCGTACAGGCGCTGGAACGCTTCATCGGCAAGCCGCTGTTCGAGCGGCGGCATCAGGCGCTCAGGCTGAACGGCGACGGCGAACGGCTGCTGGCCGGCATCGCCCCCGCGCTGGACGCCATGTCCGACACGGTCGAGGCGATGACGAGCGGGGTCGAGTTGCTGCGGCTGCGGCTGGGCGTGCTGCCGCTGTTCGCGACCCAGCGCCTGCTGCCGCGGATGGGCGAGCTGAAACGACTGCATCCCGAACTCCACCTCGACGTCGATACCGCGGGGCATGGCACCACCCGGCTCGGCGACGGGCTGGATGTGGCGATCGTGCTGGCGCGCGAGATCGACCCGACGCTCTACGCCCGGCGTCTCGACCGCAACCGCGTCTATGCGATCGGGCACAAGTCGCTGCGCGAGGGGGCGACGCCGGTGACCGACCCGGAGCAGATGCGCGGGCTGACCGCGCTGCTCCACCGCGACATGCCCGATACCTTCACCCAGTGGCGGCGCGCGGCGGGCTTCCCCGACCTCGAGCCGCTGGCAGTCGATCATTTCGATTCGGGGTCGCTGATGCTGGAAGCGGCGGCGCAAGGGCTCGGCGTCGCGTTCATGCTCGAATCGCATTTCGAGGCGGCGAACGACGACCGGCTGGTGCAGCTGTTCGATGTCGTGACCGAAAGCGACTACAGCTACTGGTTTGCGTGCCGCCCGCGCGCGTTGCAGACGCGGCCGGTACGGATTTTCCACGACTGGATTGTCGAGACGGTGGCAGCGGATTAG
- the rpmF gene encoding 50S ribosomal protein L32, which yields MAVPKRKTSPSRRGMRRSHDALSVEAFQECPNCGELKRPHNLCTACGHYNGREIVSVEG from the coding sequence ATGGCCGTCCCCAAGAGAAAGACCTCGCCGTCGCGGCGTGGCATGCGCCGCAGCCACGATGCGCTGTCGGTCGAAGCGTTCCAGGAATGCCCGAACTGCGGCGAGCTGAAGCGCCCGCACAACCTGTGCACTGCCTGTGGCCACTATAACGGCCGTGAGATCGTCTCGGTCGAGGGCTGA
- the msrA gene encoding peptide-methionine (S)-S-oxide reductase MsrA, with translation MFKHAAPVAIVLAAVAIAASAVPGRAEKAVAIPAPARDAPPTPGMQTAVLAGGCFWGMEAVFEGVKGVRSVVSGYAGGTRDTATYAAVSTERTRHAEAIRITYDPRVVSYGTLLRVYFSVAHDPTQVDGQYPDSGPSYRSAIFPQTPAQRMVAQTYIAQLSNTRAFAKPIATKIEAGGFFPAEAEHQDFARRNPNHPYITRWDKPKVAAFKAAFPALVG, from the coding sequence ATGTTCAAGCACGCCGCCCCCGTTGCCATCGTCCTGGCCGCTGTCGCCATCGCCGCCAGTGCGGTCCCCGGTCGCGCCGAAAAGGCGGTCGCCATCCCCGCGCCGGCCCGTGACGCTCCGCCCACGCCGGGGATGCAGACCGCGGTGCTCGCCGGCGGGTGCTTCTGGGGGATGGAAGCGGTGTTCGAGGGCGTGAAGGGCGTGCGATCGGTGGTCAGCGGCTATGCCGGCGGCACCCGCGACACCGCGACCTACGCCGCCGTCTCGACCGAACGCACCCGTCATGCCGAGGCGATCCGCATCACGTACGATCCGCGCGTCGTCAGCTACGGCACGCTGCTGCGTGTCTATTTCTCGGTCGCGCACGATCCGACGCAGGTGGATGGGCAATATCCCGATTCGGGCCCAAGCTACCGCTCGGCGATCTTCCCGCAGACCCCGGCGCAGCGCATGGTCGCGCAGACCTACATCGCCCAGCTGTCGAACACCCGCGCCTTCGCCAAGCCGATCGCGACGAAGATCGAGGCCGGCGGCTTCTTCCCCGCCGAGGCGGAGCATCAGGATTTCGCCCGGCGCAATCCGAACCATCCGTATATCACCCGCTGGGATAAGCCGAAGGTCGCGGCGTTCAAGGCGGCCTTCCCGGCGCTGGTCGGCTAG
- a CDS encoding pyridoxal phosphate-dependent aminotransferase, whose translation MQPSAALGRIQPSATLAMTARVFELKRAGIDVIGLGAGEPDFDTPDFVKDAGIAAIRDGKTKYTNVDGTQELKQAIVDKFARDNNLTYGCDQVTVNVGGKHTLFNAFVATIDPGDEVIVPAPYWVSYPDVVQFSGGTPVFVAAGAAQGYKLRPEQLEAAITPRTKWVILNSPSNPTGAAYSEDELKALGEVLERHPHVWVFADDMYEHIVYDGFKFRTIAEVCPNLYERTLTVNGCSKAYSMTGWRIGFAGGAPWLIKAIAKLQSQSTSNPCSIAQAAAVAALTGDQSFLKDRARAFQSRRDLVVSMLNQAPGIACPRPEGAFYVYPDVSGTIGKTTPRGKRIETDEDLIGYFLDDARVAAVHGAAFGLSPAMRISYATSEDVLTEACQRIQEACAALR comes from the coding sequence ATGCAGCCCTCCGCCGCGCTCGGACGTATCCAGCCCTCCGCCACGCTGGCGATGACCGCGCGCGTGTTCGAGCTGAAGCGCGCCGGCATCGACGTGATCGGGCTGGGCGCGGGCGAGCCCGATTTCGACACCCCCGATTTCGTGAAGGACGCCGGCATTGCCGCGATCCGCGACGGCAAGACGAAATACACCAACGTCGATGGCACGCAGGAGCTGAAGCAGGCGATCGTCGACAAGTTCGCGCGCGACAACAACCTGACCTACGGCTGCGATCAGGTGACGGTGAACGTCGGCGGCAAGCACACGCTGTTCAACGCCTTCGTCGCAACGATCGACCCCGGCGACGAGGTGATCGTGCCGGCGCCTTATTGGGTCAGCTATCCCGATGTCGTCCAGTTCTCCGGCGGCACCCCGGTGTTCGTCGCGGCGGGCGCGGCACAGGGGTACAAGCTGCGCCCCGAACAGCTTGAGGCAGCGATTACCCCTCGTACCAAATGGGTTATCCTGAATTCGCCGTCGAACCCGACCGGTGCGGCGTACAGCGAGGACGAACTGAAGGCGCTGGGCGAGGTGCTGGAGCGGCATCCGCACGTCTGGGTCTTCGCCGACGATATGTACGAGCATATCGTGTACGACGGCTTCAAATTCCGCACGATCGCCGAGGTGTGTCCTAACCTGTACGAGCGCACGCTGACCGTGAACGGCTGTTCGAAGGCGTACAGCATGACCGGGTGGCGGATCGGGTTCGCCGGTGGCGCGCCCTGGCTCATCAAGGCGATCGCGAAACTCCAGTCGCAGTCGACGTCGAACCCGTGTTCGATCGCGCAGGCCGCGGCGGTCGCAGCGCTGACCGGCGACCAGTCGTTCCTGAAAGATCGCGCCCGTGCCTTCCAGTCGCGCCGCGATCTGGTGGTGTCGATGCTGAACCAGGCGCCGGGCATTGCCTGCCCGCGGCCCGAGGGCGCGTTCTACGTCTATCCGGATGTGTCGGGCACGATCGGCAAGACCACGCCCAGGGGCAAGCGCATCGAGACCGACGAGGATCTGATCGGCTATTTCCTCGACGATGCGCGCGTCGCCGCCGTGCACGGCGCGGCGTTCGGCCTCTCTCCCGCCATGCGGATCAGCTATGCCACGTCGGAGGATGTGCTGACCGAGGCGTGCCAGCGCATCCAGGAAGCCTGCGCGGCGCTGCGCTGA